A window of Deltaproteobacteria bacterium genomic DNA:
GCGGCGTCGGCCCGACGCTCGCGAGGCGCTTGCCCGCGGCGCGGGCGGCCTCGGCTGCTCGATAGAGTTGGGAAAGCAACACGCGCGCCTCCGACGTCTTCGCCCGGCGCGCGTACTTGATGAACGCGGGGATCGCGATGGCCGCCGCGATGGCGGTCGTCCCGCCCGCCGGCGGCGCGCCGCGGGCGACGATGGCCGCCTGCCGCCCCGCGAGGGTGCCGGCCCGCGCCGCGAGTTCGCGCATGGCCGCGAGATAGCCGTCGTGGTCGCCGTCGAGGTCGCGCGCGACGGCCGCCTCGTACGCGCGGTACACGTCGTCGGGATCGGCGGCGTGGCTGACGACGACCACCGACAGGTCGTAGCCGCCGCCCCGCGCGGTGAGGCCGACGCCGGCCTCGGCGATGTGCGCCAGCGCCCAGCGCGCGCCGTCGAGCTGCTCCGGCGTCACGCCGGCGATCCGCGCCAACACCGCGGACGCCGCCGCCTTGGCCTCGGCCGGTGCGGCGGCGAACGGGTCGAACGACCGGCCCCACACGACGACGTGCGCATCCCGCACAAGGGGCGCCGTGTGCGCGCTCGGCGCCGGCCCGTCGGCTGCCGGCGCGTCGCCCGGCCCGCCCAGACCGGCAGCGATGCGCAGGGCACCGTCGGCGACGGACGCGCGCACGACCAGGGGCTGTCCGACGGTCGCGTCGCTCGCCGGGAACGTGAGCCGGCAGACGCCCTCGTCGGTGGCCGCGGTGGCGCTGGGGATCTCGCGCTCGGCGAGCGCGCACAGCCCGGGCAGCGCCGCCCGCACCGCGTCGCCGTCGCGCACGGCGATCGCCGCCTCGCCGACGCCGGCCGGTCCGCCCGCCCCCGCCTGCGGCCTCGCGCCCAGCGGCGTCGACAGCGTCATGTCGCCCGCGATCTGCTCGATCACGTCGCGGCGCAGATCCCGCCCGCCCGGGATCGGGATCTCGGGCGGCAGCGGCGGCAGCGCGCCGAGCAGCGCCGGCCAATCCAGGTGGACGGCGACGAGCCCGACGGCGCGCTCCGGGCGAGGGCGCACCGCCGCCGGCACGGCCGCCGGATCCCGCAGCGGTAGCGGCAGCACGCCCTCGGCCGCCACGTTGGCCGCGAGCACTCCGCCGCCGATGCGAACCGCGACCGCCAGCAGGCCGGGGTCGCGCAGCGCGAGCCGCTTCGCGAATCCGGTCCTCAGCGTGTCGATGCGCGCGATGTCGGCCATGAACTCCACGTCGCCGCGGCGATGGGCGGGCAGCGCCCGGACGCGCGCCGCGAGCGCCCCGCCGTCGCCCGCCGCCATCGCGTCGATCGCGGCCAGGTCGCGGGCGCACATCACCCGGCCGCCGGCCATCGCGCACACGCCGCCGTCGCTGCGTTCGATCACGTCGCGGTCGCCGCGTTTGACGACGGGCTTGTTCGCGACCCCGGCCATCGCGGCCAGGTCGCGAAACGGCAGCGTTCCGCCGACGACCTGCATCCGCTCGTCGAAAAACAGCGCGAACCCGCGCGACAGATCCACGCCCATGCGGACGAACCGCTCGCGGTCCAATAGCTTGTTCGCGGGCGTCGCCGCGAGCGCGGCTCGCAGCGCGCCGTACAGCCGCTGCGACGACGGACGCGCCGCCGCGACCCGTTCGACCTCGGACAGCACGCGATACGCGGCGTCGATGCTGCCGGGCGCGAACACGACTCCCGCCGCGGCACCGGCGGGCGCCAGCGCCCACAGCGCGTCGGCGCCGCGCCCGGCCGTGTCGGCCGCCTCGTCCTTGCCGCCCTCGGGCGTGGCCGCGGTCTTGTTTCCACAGCCGGCGGCCGCCGCCGCGATCACGAGCCACGCCCTCGGCAGTCCCCCCCATCGCGAATTCATACGGCGACTGTACCGCAGCGGGCGGCGGCGGGGGGGGCGCCGGCGCGACAAAAATGTGATCCGCGGCGCTGCGCCGGCGGCCCGCGGTTGTGGCAGACTGGCGACGAGCGCGACGGGGTCACGGATGACGCCAGGGGTCCACACGGTCGCCGCCATCGCGATCGCGGCGGTGGCAGGATGTGCGAAGGACGCGGCCAGCCCGCCGCCGCGCTCCGCCGGCGCCCAGGCCGAGCGCGCGACCTCCAAGGGCGCGGTCGCCGCCGGCCGCAGCGCGTCGGCGCCGTCTGCACCGGAGGCTGCCATGAAACTCGAATCCCCGGCGTTCGCCGACGGCGAGTCGATCCCCCCGAAGTACACCTGCGAGGGCGACGACGTGTCGCCGCCGCTGGCGTGGAGCGGCGCGCCGGCGGGTACGCGCTCGTTCGCGCTCATCGTCGACGACCCGGACGCGCCGGATCCGGCGGCGCCGAAGATGACCTGGGTCCACTGGGTCGTGTTCGACATCCCGGCGGACGTCGCCGCGCTGGCCGAAAACGCCGCGGCCGGCGGCCTGCCGCCCGGCGCGCGCCAGGGGACCAACGACTGGAAGCGGGTCGGCTACGGCGGTCCGTGCCCGCCCATCGGCCGGCACCGGTACGTCCACAAGCTGTACGCGCTCGACACCCTGCTCGCGCCGACCGGGCTCACCGCGCCGACCAAGCGCGACCTGCTCGCCGCGGTGGAGGGGCACGTGCTCGCCCAGGCGACGCTGATCGGAACGTACGCCAAACGCGGCAAGTAGGGGCCTCCCCGGGAGGCTGTTGCGCACAGCCGCTGGCTGCGGTCGCGATCTGCGGGCGATCTTCGGCGTACGTCCTCGCGCCCGGCTCCTTGCGCGGCGGTCGCCGCGCGCCGCGTCACGGGCCGGCGTCGGCCGGCGGGCA
This region includes:
- a CDS encoding YbhB/YbcL family Raf kinase inhibitor-like protein, with the protein product MKLESPAFADGESIPPKYTCEGDDVSPPLAWSGAPAGTRSFALIVDDPDAPDPAAPKMTWVHWVVFDIPADVAALAENAAAGGLPPGARQGTNDWKRVGYGGPCPPIGRHRYVHKLYALDTLLAPTGLTAPTKRDLLAAVEGHVLAQATLIGTYAKRGK